Proteins encoded by one window of Sardina pilchardus chromosome 7, fSarPil1.1, whole genome shotgun sequence:
- the zgc:114123 gene encoding protein spire homolog 1 isoform X1: MTTFQTMEGSVCVPKTCHICLNEILEMQGHPITEEQAWALCFQLSTLLKDYSSERVVHDETPDTPRLPGVEDIIFSNDGSVCFKDSSRPIFGREDQIVDQLGRLVYYCLDWGLEHDVERELHEVLALLLCRMINVNPFTDASFMTIGLPDVIQVCENRLDGSVQAAHHYKTVCSLLLSESIALYHSLQSHKTSSKSLQKFLESDRSSPIHNDSNQIHAWKYVVEEIQSGKPLRPCFRTCPSSAYQPPEKLLPFDRLKKDIECKQYALRKVQMGENPLKKTDPCDSLLEAILAKPKLRPVAERKLRERPKEEPCLHECLMAEIRMTDRLELFASCKRRRAIQSLNVTGGRRRAQSLGSYPGIKRLRKDTGSVPVTITMIMNAHQTESDGHQKTNPEPSPGKWQVCSCCYTRSQFFTWHNTCSRCERVVCPSCCVKMRVPHKWCMDLPITFFRRIVLRQSAERDHSHFWRERLSWDCRKVPLVLESLAISSCSQHSLAMRGWHSQDICIECQALLEETCDSEAFVNCVTGTQEIL, encoded by the exons ATGACCACGTTTCAAACAATGGAGGGGTCCGTTTGTGTTCCCAAGACTTGCCATATATGCTTGAACGAAATACTTGAAATGCAAGGCCACCCGATAACCGAGGAGCAAGCGTGGGCCCTGTGTTTCCAGTTGAGTACTCTTCTGAAAGATTATTCAAGTGAGCGCGTAGTCCACGACGAGACACCCGACACCCCTCGTTTACCTGGAGTAGAGGACATTATTTTCTCCAACGATGGAAGTGTTTGTTTCAAAG acTCAAGTAGACCTATTTTCGGCAGAGAGGATCAG ATAGTTGACCAACTTGGTCGCCTTGTTTACTACTGTCTTGACTGGGGGCTTGAACATGACGTTGAGCGAGAGCTGCACGAAGttcttgctctccttctctgccgAATGATAAACGTGAACCCCTTCACCGATGCGTCTTTTATGACTATAGGCCTTCCTGATGTCATTCAG gtgtgtgaaaaTCGCTTGGATGGCTCTGTTCAGGCAGCACATCATTACAAGACTGTCTGCTCATTACTGCTCTCAGAGAGCATTGCGCTGTACCACTCCCTCCAAAGTCATAAGACATCTAGCAAG AGTCTTCAAAAGTTTTTGGAATCTGACAGATCATCGCCAATTCATAATGATTCAAATCAG ATTCATGCATGGAAATATGTGGTAGAAGAGATACAAAGTGGAAAACCTTTGAGGCCATGCTTCAGAACCTGTCCATCGAGTGCATACCAACCTCCAGAAAAGTTGCTCCCATTTGACCGCCTGAAGAAAGATATTGAATGCAAACAGTACGCTCTACGAAAAGTACAG ATGGGAGAAAACCCTCTGAAAAAGACAGATCCATGTGATTCTCTTCTGGAGGCCATCCTAGCCAAGCCAAAACTCAGACCT GTTGCAGAGcggaaattgagagagaggcCTAAAGAAGAGCCTTGCCTTCATGAGTGTCTAATGGCGGAGATACGCATGACTGACCGGCTGGAACTTTTTGCATCTTGCAAAAGAAGGCGTGCCATTCAAA GTCTCAACGTTACGGGTGGGAGGCGACGTGCCCAATCTCTTGGGAGCTACCCAGGCATCAAACGATTG AGGAAAGACACTGGCAGTGTTCCTGTGACTATTACGATGATTATGAATGCACATCAGACAGAAAGTGACGGACATCAGAAGACTAATCCTGAGCCTAGCCCTGGCAAATGGCAG GTGTGTTCCTGTTGCTATACCAGAAGTCAGTTTTTTACCTGGCACAACACCTGCTCCAGATGTGAAAG GGTTGTGTGTCCGTCTTGCTGTGTAAAG ATGCGAGTGCCCCACAAGTGGTGTATGGACCTCCCAATAACATTCTTCCGGAGGATAGTGCTGCGGCAAAGTGCTGAGCGAGACCATAGTCATTTCTGGAGGGAGCGCCTGTCATGGGACTGCAGAAA GGTTCCTTTGGTTCTGGAGTCTCTAGCCATCAGTTCTTGTTCCCAGCACAGTTTGGCCATGAGAGGTTGGCACAGCCAGGACATCTGTATAGAGTGTCAGGCTCTCCTGGAGGAAACATGTGACTCTGAGGCCTTTGTGAATTGTGTCACAGGGACCCAAGAGATTTTATAG
- the zgc:114123 gene encoding protein spire homolog 1 isoform X2: MTTFQTMEGSVCVPKTCHICLNEILEMQGHPITEEQAWALCFQLSTLLKDYSSERVVHDETPDTPRLPGVEDIIFSNDGSVCFKDSSRPIFGREDQIVDQLGRLVYYCLDWGLEHDVERELHEVLALLLCRMINVNPFTDASFMTIGLPDVIQVCENRLDGSVQAAHHYKTVCSLLLSESIALYHSLQSHKTSSKSLQKFLESDRSSPIHNDSNQIHAWKYVVEEIQSGKPLRPCFRTCPSSAYQPPEKLLPFDRLKKDIECKQYALRKVQMGENPLKKTDPCDSLLEAILAKPKLRPVAERKLRERPKEEPCLHECLMAEIRMTDRLELFASCKRRRAIQSLNVTGGRRRAQSLGSYPGIKRLRKDTGSVPVTITMIMNAHQTESDGHQKTNPEPSPGKWQVCSCCYTRSQFFTWHNTCSRCERCECPTSGVWTSQ; this comes from the exons ATGACCACGTTTCAAACAATGGAGGGGTCCGTTTGTGTTCCCAAGACTTGCCATATATGCTTGAACGAAATACTTGAAATGCAAGGCCACCCGATAACCGAGGAGCAAGCGTGGGCCCTGTGTTTCCAGTTGAGTACTCTTCTGAAAGATTATTCAAGTGAGCGCGTAGTCCACGACGAGACACCCGACACCCCTCGTTTACCTGGAGTAGAGGACATTATTTTCTCCAACGATGGAAGTGTTTGTTTCAAAG acTCAAGTAGACCTATTTTCGGCAGAGAGGATCAG ATAGTTGACCAACTTGGTCGCCTTGTTTACTACTGTCTTGACTGGGGGCTTGAACATGACGTTGAGCGAGAGCTGCACGAAGttcttgctctccttctctgccgAATGATAAACGTGAACCCCTTCACCGATGCGTCTTTTATGACTATAGGCCTTCCTGATGTCATTCAG gtgtgtgaaaaTCGCTTGGATGGCTCTGTTCAGGCAGCACATCATTACAAGACTGTCTGCTCATTACTGCTCTCAGAGAGCATTGCGCTGTACCACTCCCTCCAAAGTCATAAGACATCTAGCAAG AGTCTTCAAAAGTTTTTGGAATCTGACAGATCATCGCCAATTCATAATGATTCAAATCAG ATTCATGCATGGAAATATGTGGTAGAAGAGATACAAAGTGGAAAACCTTTGAGGCCATGCTTCAGAACCTGTCCATCGAGTGCATACCAACCTCCAGAAAAGTTGCTCCCATTTGACCGCCTGAAGAAAGATATTGAATGCAAACAGTACGCTCTACGAAAAGTACAG ATGGGAGAAAACCCTCTGAAAAAGACAGATCCATGTGATTCTCTTCTGGAGGCCATCCTAGCCAAGCCAAAACTCAGACCT GTTGCAGAGcggaaattgagagagaggcCTAAAGAAGAGCCTTGCCTTCATGAGTGTCTAATGGCGGAGATACGCATGACTGACCGGCTGGAACTTTTTGCATCTTGCAAAAGAAGGCGTGCCATTCAAA GTCTCAACGTTACGGGTGGGAGGCGACGTGCCCAATCTCTTGGGAGCTACCCAGGCATCAAACGATTG AGGAAAGACACTGGCAGTGTTCCTGTGACTATTACGATGATTATGAATGCACATCAGACAGAAAGTGACGGACATCAGAAGACTAATCCTGAGCCTAGCCCTGGCAAATGGCAG GTGTGTTCCTGTTGCTATACCAGAAGTCAGTTTTTTACCTGGCACAACACCTGCTCCAGATGTGAAAG ATGCGAGTGCCCCACAAGTGGTGTATGGACCTCCCAATAA